One genomic segment of Rhizorhabdus phycosphaerae includes these proteins:
- a CDS encoding CCA tRNA nucleotidyltransferase: MTRLPDTDWRRAEGLDRLMEALGASDGMIRFVGGAVRDSLLGLPVKDVDCATRWRPEESMNRIVAAGFKAIPTGLAHGTVTALIPSGPVEVTTLRRDLSTDGRHATVAFTDEWREDAARRDFTINALSADPVTGELFDYFDGLNDLRDGRVRFIGDALHRIAEDHLRILRFFRFHERFGRGEPDAEAMQACVARANDLMALSRERIADELLKLLGGTNPAPTIALMLDNGLFRPIIPEIDTDGADRLARLVAREQLSGTRPDSLRRLGALLPQDPETAVAIARRLKLSKLATRRLELGASAATGPARALAYRFGDDVAIDLLLRGEVDAEHLGLDQLSGWERPRLPLGGGELIAMGLQPGPVVAATLQRIERQWIEEDFPDGERVTLLARQAVDQSLRSRQ; this comes from the coding sequence ATGACGCGCCTGCCGGATACGGACTGGCGCCGCGCCGAAGGGCTCGATCGCCTGATGGAGGCTCTAGGCGCATCGGACGGAATGATCCGCTTCGTCGGTGGAGCGGTGCGCGACAGCCTGCTGGGCTTGCCCGTGAAGGACGTCGATTGCGCAACCCGCTGGCGTCCCGAGGAGAGTATGAACCGGATCGTCGCCGCAGGCTTCAAGGCGATTCCCACGGGTCTTGCCCATGGGACCGTCACCGCGCTCATTCCCTCCGGCCCGGTCGAGGTCACGACGCTGCGACGCGATCTGTCGACCGACGGCCGGCACGCGACGGTGGCGTTCACGGATGAATGGCGCGAGGATGCGGCACGCCGCGACTTCACCATCAACGCGCTGTCCGCCGATCCTGTGACCGGCGAGCTGTTCGACTATTTCGACGGACTCAACGATCTCCGCGACGGCAGGGTCCGCTTCATCGGCGACGCCCTGCACCGTATCGCCGAGGATCATCTCCGGATCCTGCGCTTCTTCCGCTTCCACGAGCGATTCGGCCGGGGAGAGCCGGATGCGGAGGCGATGCAGGCCTGCGTTGCGCGGGCGAACGATCTCATGGCCCTGTCGCGCGAACGGATCGCCGACGAACTGCTCAAGCTGCTCGGCGGCACCAACCCCGCGCCGACGATCGCGCTGATGCTCGACAATGGCCTGTTTCGTCCGATCATTCCCGAAATCGATACGGACGGCGCCGATCGCCTCGCCCGCCTCGTCGCACGCGAGCAGCTGAGCGGTACCCGTCCCGATAGCCTGCGCCGCCTCGGTGCGCTGCTGCCGCAGGATCCGGAGACCGCGGTTGCCATCGCCCGCCGCCTCAAGCTCTCGAAGCTGGCGACGCGCCGACTGGAGCTTGGCGCGAGCGCCGCGACCGGCCCAGCCCGCGCGCTCGCCTATCGCTTCGGCGACGATGTCGCGATCGATCTGCTGCTGCGCGGAGAGGTCGATGCGGAGCATCTCGGCCTCGATCAGCTGAGTGGGTGGGAAAGACCGCGCCTGCCGCTGGGCGGAGGCGAACTGATCGCCATGGGCCTGCAGCCCGGGCCTGTCGTCGCGGCGACCCTGCAGCGAATCGAGCGGCAATGGATCGAAGAGGATTTTCCTGACGGTGAGCGCGTGACGCTACTCGCGCGCCAAGCGGTGGATCAGAGCTTGCGCTCGCGCCAATAG
- a CDS encoding CoA pyrophosphatase — MSGLAERLRRSLADAPDLQQEPIIEQEELVSDLRSLVPAAILMPIIEAPRPRVLFTVRHAGLRAHAGQVAFPGGRLDPEDAGPIDGALREAWEEVALPPDRVDVVGTARPYATGSGYLITPVIGVIPDGLDLRPHEAEVAGLFEVPLDHLLSDAHHLRKSGTLRGIERHYFEIDWPSERIWGVTAGLIVAMAPRLRAAVGLAA; from the coding sequence ATGAGCGGTCTGGCCGAACGGCTCCGCCGGAGCCTGGCGGATGCGCCCGATCTTCAGCAAGAACCCATCATCGAACAGGAGGAGCTCGTCTCCGACCTGCGCAGCCTGGTGCCCGCCGCCATATTGATGCCGATCATCGAGGCGCCGCGCCCCCGCGTGTTGTTCACGGTCCGCCACGCCGGGCTCCGTGCGCATGCCGGCCAGGTGGCGTTTCCCGGGGGGCGCCTCGATCCCGAGGATGCCGGTCCGATCGACGGCGCCCTGCGCGAGGCCTGGGAAGAGGTCGCCTTGCCGCCAGACCGCGTCGACGTGGTCGGCACGGCGCGCCCCTACGCCACCGGCTCGGGTTATCTGATCACGCCGGTCATCGGCGTCATTCCCGACGGCCTCGATCTGCGCCCGCACGAGGCGGAGGTTGCCGGTCTGTTCGAAGTCCCTCTCGATCATCTCCTGTCAGATGCCCATCATCTGAGGAAGAGCGGCACGCTGCGCGGGATCGAGCGGCACTATTTCGAAATCGACTGGCCCAGCGAGCGCATCTGGGGGGTGACGGCCGGGCTGATCGTGGCCATGGCACCGCGCCTGCGGGCGGCTGTAGGGCTCGCGGCATGA
- a CDS encoding DUF1285 domain-containing protein, protein MPESNPAPDFAAASLQEIARYAAENRLPPVERWNPPHCGDSHMRIARDGTWFHEGSPIGRPAMVRLFSTILRREEDGSYVLVTPAERLSIGVDDAPFLAVELKSEGSGRDRRLAFRLNTDDVVVADREHPLEICQRDDGPHPYLEVRGGLKALINRPVYYALVDLALEEENEPVGLWSNGAFFRLGDE, encoded by the coding sequence ATGCCCGAAAGCAACCCCGCCCCGGACTTCGCCGCAGCGTCGCTGCAGGAGATCGCCCGCTACGCTGCGGAAAACCGCCTGCCCCCCGTCGAACGCTGGAATCCGCCGCATTGTGGCGACAGCCACATGCGCATCGCGCGCGACGGCACCTGGTTTCACGAAGGCTCGCCGATCGGCCGCCCGGCGATGGTCAGGCTCTTCTCGACGATCCTCCGGCGCGAGGAGGATGGTAGCTATGTTCTGGTGACGCCGGCCGAACGCCTGTCGATCGGCGTGGACGACGCCCCTTTCCTCGCGGTCGAACTGAAGTCAGAGGGCTCAGGCCGCGATCGTCGCCTGGCCTTCCGCCTGAACACGGACGACGTCGTCGTTGCGGATCGGGAACATCCTCTGGAGATATGCCAGCGGGACGATGGCCCCCACCCTTATCTGGAGGTGCGGGGCGGGTTGAAGGCGCTGATCAACCGGCCGGTCTATTATGCCCTGGTCGACCTTGCCTTGGAGGAAGAAAACGAGCCGGTGGGCCTGTGGAGCAACGGGGCCTTCTTCCGCCTGGGGGACGAATGA
- a CDS encoding GNAT family N-acetyltransferase: MISIVPLTSVAPSAVENLLDLAFGADRHGRTAYRLREGMDASPALSFAALDEEQRLLGSIQCWPIEIAGPDGAVEPLILVGPVAVHPDHQRDGIGRKLVDTALAQANGTDSEPMMLIGDAEYYGRFFGFRAEATAGWELPGPVDRDRLLVRLRPGQKVMREGVLRPRMLPTAATDRQLRPA, from the coding sequence TTGATCAGCATCGTGCCCCTCACCTCGGTCGCTCCGTCCGCCGTCGAGAATTTGCTCGACCTTGCCTTCGGCGCCGACCGACATGGACGCACCGCTTATCGGCTGCGCGAGGGGATGGACGCCAGCCCGGCGCTCAGCTTTGCCGCGCTCGACGAGGAACAGCGGCTGCTGGGCAGCATCCAGTGCTGGCCGATCGAGATCGCCGGACCGGACGGCGCCGTCGAGCCCCTGATCCTCGTCGGGCCGGTTGCCGTCCATCCTGACCACCAGCGCGACGGTATCGGCCGTAAGCTGGTCGATACCGCCCTGGCACAGGCGAACGGCACGGATTCGGAACCGATGATGCTCATCGGCGACGCCGAATATTATGGCCGCTTTTTCGGCTTCCGCGCAGAAGCGACCGCAGGCTGGGAGCTGCCGGGACCGGTGGACCGCGACCGTTTGCTGGTGCGGCTGCGCCCGGGGCAGAAGGTGATGCGAGAAGGCGTGCTTCGGCCACGGATGCTCCCGACGGCTGCGACGGACCGACAACTCCGCCCGGCGTGA
- a CDS encoding glutathione S-transferase family protein, which yields MERRLYRLAAECEAESDDDFMKLFDSDWAPSPRRVRIFLAEKGIEVERVAVDLRTGAQLSAEYAAVNPQRQTPALLLDDGTLIDDSLGICRYFEALHPEPCLFGRTPAEIGLIEAWLRRIEHDGFQSVAIAFRNRAPAFDGRAVGGEWPRIEQIEALVERGRLMWGAFADVLDRRLEGRSFIATDSFSMADIALLIVIDFGLATRLADPFEGRPALRRWHEAISARPSAKA from the coding sequence ATGGAGCGGCGCCTTTACCGTCTCGCGGCCGAATGTGAAGCAGAATCGGATGATGATTTCATGAAGCTGTTCGACTCCGACTGGGCTCCCAGTCCGCGCCGCGTGCGCATCTTTCTCGCTGAGAAGGGGATCGAGGTCGAACGTGTCGCCGTCGACCTGAGGACGGGCGCTCAGCTCTCGGCCGAATATGCCGCAGTCAATCCGCAGCGGCAGACGCCTGCGTTATTGCTCGACGACGGTACGCTGATCGACGACTCGCTGGGGATATGCCGCTATTTCGAAGCCCTGCATCCCGAACCGTGCCTGTTCGGTCGAACCCCGGCGGAGATCGGCCTCATCGAGGCGTGGCTGCGGCGCATCGAGCATGACGGCTTTCAATCCGTCGCGATCGCGTTCCGCAACAGGGCCCCGGCGTTCGATGGCCGGGCCGTAGGCGGCGAATGGCCACGCATCGAACAAATAGAGGCGCTGGTCGAGCGAGGCCGGCTGATGTGGGGGGCATTCGCGGACGTTCTGGACCGGCGGCTGGAGGGAAGGAGCTTCATTGCCACCGACAGCTTCAGCATGGCTGATATCGCGCTGCTCATCGTGATCGACTTCGGGCTGGCGACACGCTTGGCCGATCCGTTCGAAGGCCGGCCCGCGCTGCGCCGCTGGCACGAGGCCATCTCCGCCCGCCCGTCGGCGAAGGCCTGA
- a CDS encoding SDR family oxidoreductase: MNAEFGEKRTAIVTGGAKRIGAELVRALAADGWTPLIHYRHSEEEAQALADSCPGARIVQADLAEPGGPERVIAALDGMPPPALLVNSASAFVFDAFDDFSIEAWDMHMAANARGPALLSRAFAQAVPPGQGAMVVNILDAKLSQLNPDFFTYTISKIAFAGVHELLGRLLAGRGIRVNAIAPSVTLVSGPQSRENFEKVHALNALGRGIEVGQIVEALRFLIAVPTITGQTITLDGGQRFLGLSRDVQYLAQED; this comes from the coding sequence ATGAACGCTGAGTTCGGGGAAAAGAGGACCGCCATTGTCACGGGCGGTGCCAAGCGGATCGGGGCGGAACTGGTGCGGGCGTTGGCAGCGGATGGCTGGACGCCGCTGATCCATTATCGTCACAGCGAGGAAGAGGCGCAGGCGCTGGCGGATAGCTGCCCCGGTGCGCGCATCGTCCAGGCGGACCTTGCCGAGCCGGGTGGGCCGGAGCGCGTGATCGCGGCGCTGGACGGCATGCCGCCCCCGGCCTTGCTGGTGAATAGCGCTTCCGCCTTCGTCTTTGACGCCTTCGACGATTTCAGTATCGAGGCATGGGATATGCACATGGCGGCGAACGCCCGCGGGCCCGCGCTGTTGTCGCGTGCCTTCGCGCAGGCAGTCCCGCCGGGGCAGGGGGCGATGGTCGTCAATATCCTCGACGCCAAGCTTTCCCAGCTCAATCCCGACTTCTTTACCTACACGATATCGAAGATCGCCTTTGCCGGGGTGCACGAGCTTCTCGGCCGCCTGCTTGCGGGGCGGGGGATTCGGGTCAATGCGATCGCACCTTCGGTCACCCTCGTATCCGGTCCGCAGAGCCGCGAGAATTTCGAAAAGGTGCATGCGTTGAACGCACTGGGCAGGGGGATCGAGGTCGGGCAGATCGTCGAAGCGTTGCGTTTCCTGATCGCGGTTCCCACCATCACCGGCCAGACGATCACCCTCGATGGCGGACAACGCTTTCTAGGTCTGTCGCGCGACGTGCAATATCTCGCTCAGGAGGATTGA
- a CDS encoding dihydroneopterin aldolase has product MNFPQLDGLVPEALAPRTRRIVLRDFAVPIDIGFHDFEVGNPQRVFVTVEVWLDEASFASRDEVECAWDYDFLRTEILSLAKARRYNLQETLARGVYALVAARAGVTALRISTSKPDVYPDCASVGVELASF; this is encoded by the coding sequence ATGAATTTCCCCCAGCTCGACGGCCTCGTGCCCGAGGCCCTGGCGCCGCGCACGCGCCGGATTGTCCTGCGCGATTTTGCGGTGCCGATCGACATCGGCTTCCACGATTTCGAGGTCGGCAACCCGCAGCGCGTTTTCGTGACGGTTGAGGTGTGGCTCGACGAAGCCAGCTTCGCGTCGCGTGACGAGGTCGAGTGCGCCTGGGACTATGACTTCCTGCGGACCGAGATATTGTCGCTGGCCAAGGCTCGTCGCTACAATCTCCAGGAAACGCTGGCGCGCGGGGTCTATGCCCTCGTCGCTGCGCGTGCGGGCGTTACGGCGCTGCGAATCTCGACGAGCAAGCCCGACGTCTATCCGGACTGCGCCTCTGTCGGGGTCGAACTCGCGTCCTTCTGA
- a CDS encoding energy transducer TonB has translation MAYGDQTLSTRKVVSIGLVVLLHAVIGYAFVTGLAYNVVKKVARDLKTFDVVEEAPPPPDQPPPPPPETKIEPPPVVAPPPIVQVAPTVAPPIVSVPVAPPPVITPAAPPAPPPPAVSRRGEPRGTPGEWVTPEDYPSADLRAENQGTTSFELAVGPDGKATNCSVTNSSGFPSLDQKACQMLLRRARFKPQLDGNGQPMAFTYRNRVRWQIPRD, from the coding sequence ATGGCTTATGGCGATCAAACCCTTAGCACCCGCAAGGTGGTGTCGATTGGGCTGGTGGTCCTGCTCCATGCAGTGATCGGATATGCCTTCGTCACCGGGCTTGCGTATAACGTCGTCAAGAAGGTCGCGCGCGACCTTAAGACGTTCGACGTCGTAGAAGAGGCGCCTCCGCCTCCGGATCAGCCGCCGCCTCCGCCGCCGGAGACCAAGATCGAGCCGCCGCCCGTCGTGGCGCCGCCTCCGATCGTCCAGGTGGCCCCGACCGTCGCTCCGCCGATCGTGTCGGTTCCGGTTGCTCCGCCGCCGGTCATCACGCCGGCCGCTCCGCCCGCGCCTCCGCCTCCGGCGGTTTCGCGTCGGGGTGAACCGCGTGGCACCCCGGGCGAGTGGGTTACCCCCGAGGATTATCCCTCTGCCGATCTCCGCGCCGAAAATCAGGGCACGACCAGCTTCGAGCTGGCTGTCGGCCCCGATGGCAAGGCGACCAATTGCTCGGTGACGAACTCGAGCGGCTTCCCGTCGCTTGACCAGAAAGCTTGCCAGATGTTGTTGCGCCGGGCGCGTTTCAAGCCCCAGCTCGACGGCAATGGCCAGCCGATGGCGTTCACCTACCGCAATCGCGTTCGCTGGCAGATCCCGAGGGATTGA
- a CDS encoding MotA/TolQ/ExbB proton channel family protein encodes MASPAAEGSNPYGLMAALEQGGTIAWATFLILVVMSAASWYIMFTKLLEQQKILNQAKKARVSFWSAPSLKDGQAKLEKNSAYRQIVDDGILAQEQHTKLTDPVDQHEWLTGSLMRSQGLINSKLGNGLAVLATVGSTAPFVGLFGTVIGIYRALIKIGAAGQASIDAVAGPVGEALIMTALGLAVAVPAVLGYNWLIRRNKVVAEQLSAFSTDLHGYMVSAGAVKPATTVKAAPAPAVKK; translated from the coding sequence ATGGCTAGTCCCGCAGCCGAAGGTTCGAACCCGTATGGCCTGATGGCCGCTCTGGAGCAGGGCGGTACGATTGCCTGGGCGACCTTCCTCATCCTCGTCGTCATGTCGGCGGCTTCGTGGTACATCATGTTCACCAAGCTGCTCGAGCAGCAGAAGATCCTTAATCAGGCGAAGAAGGCGCGCGTGTCCTTCTGGTCGGCCCCCAGCCTGAAGGACGGCCAGGCGAAGCTCGAGAAGAACTCGGCTTATCGTCAGATCGTTGACGACGGCATCCTCGCTCAGGAACAGCACACCAAGCTGACCGACCCGGTCGACCAGCATGAGTGGCTGACCGGCTCGCTGATGCGCAGCCAGGGTCTGATCAACTCGAAGCTCGGCAACGGTCTCGCGGTGCTCGCTACCGTCGGTTCGACCGCTCCGTTCGTCGGTCTGTTCGGTACCGTTATCGGCATCTATCGCGCGCTCATCAAGATCGGCGCTGCCGGTCAGGCCTCGATCGACGCCGTCGCCGGCCCGGTCGGTGAGGCTCTGATCATGACCGCGCTTGGTCTGGCCGTGGCCGTTCCGGCCGTGCTTGGCTACAACTGGCTGATCCGTCGCAACAAGGTCGTCGCTGAGCAGCTCTCGGCCTTCTCGACCGACCTGCACGGTTACATGGTTTCGGCCGGCGCCGTTAAGCCGGCGACCACGGTCAAGGCCGCTCCGGCCCCGGCCGTCAAGAAGTAA
- a CDS encoding ExbD/TolR family protein, whose product MAMSAGPAEDGAPMSDINTTPLVDVMLVLLIIFLITVPVVIQTVPVKLPSVVFEPTTTKPENVALSVRAAPDGSCEVYWGLTKVNSSELIDRAVVKLRKEIDKQGGPNAPGLELPEVHIRGDVNTPYRCIGGTVFAMQRAGFTRVGFISEPPAGFASPRL is encoded by the coding sequence ATGGCCATGAGTGCCGGCCCCGCCGAAGACGGCGCCCCTATGTCGGACATCAACACGACGCCGCTCGTCGACGTCATGCTGGTGCTTCTGATCATCTTCCTCATCACGGTTCCGGTCGTCATTCAAACGGTGCCCGTCAAGCTTCCGAGCGTCGTGTTCGAACCCACGACGACGAAGCCCGAGAACGTCGCGCTCTCGGTGCGTGCGGCGCCTGACGGCTCGTGCGAAGTCTACTGGGGGCTCACCAAGGTGAACTCCTCGGAACTGATCGACCGTGCCGTGGTCAAGCTGCGCAAGGAAATCGACAAGCAGGGCGGCCCCAACGCTCCCGGCCTCGAACTTCCGGAAGTGCATATCCGTGGTGACGTGAACACGCCCTATCGCTGCATCGGCGGTACGGTGTTCGCGATGCAGCGCGCCGGGTTCACCCGCGTGGGCTTCATCTCGGAACCGCCGGCTGGCTTCGCCAGTCCGCGCCTCTAA
- a CDS encoding ExbD/TolR family protein has product MAMSAGTAEGEPMMDINTTPLIDVMLVLLIMFIITIPIQTHAVKLDLPVDSGPTNPPPVDPIKNKVVITPTGEVLWNGSPIDLVRLRQYLDITQTMNPVPELHLEPDAQARYDLVDRVLAVTKRAQVEKMGFVGNEKYGNAF; this is encoded by the coding sequence ATGGCAATGTCAGCGGGAACTGCCGAAGGCGAACCGATGATGGACATCAACACCACGCCGTTGATCGACGTGATGCTGGTGCTCCTGATCATGTTCATCATCACCATTCCGATCCAGACCCATGCGGTGAAGCTCGACCTTCCGGTCGACAGCGGTCCGACTAACCCGCCGCCGGTCGATCCGATCAAGAACAAGGTCGTGATCACGCCTACGGGCGAGGTTCTCTGGAATGGTTCGCCGATCGATCTGGTGCGTCTGCGCCAGTATCTCGACATCACCCAGACGATGAACCCGGTCCCCGAGCTCCACCTGGAGCCGGACGCCCAGGCTCGCTACGATCTGGTCGATCGCGTTCTCGCGGTCACCAAGCGGGCCCAGGTCGAGAAGATGGGCTTCGTCGGCAACGAGAAGTACGGCAACGCTTTCTAA
- a CDS encoding adenosine kinase: MTDATLDVVGIGNAIIDLLAHADDSFLTQQNLAKGAMTLVDEDTAERLYAAMGPVTRASGGSAGNTIAGLGSLGAKCGYIGKLKQDELGAAYRHDLLAAGVRFTTPMATDGPSTARCMIFVTSDAERTMNTYLGACVNLNADDIDTEMVAAAKVTYLEGYLYDEPHAKEAFHRASDVAHAAGRKVALSLSDAFCVERHRADFLDLIANRIDILFANESELLALFQVEDFDAAIEQLKPMVEIAAVTRSAQGSVAIRGDERVESPAAHVERVVDTTGAGDLYAAGFLYGLTQELPLAECCRIAGLAAAEVISHFGARPETPLREYAGLD, translated from the coding sequence ATGACGGACGCCACCCTCGATGTCGTCGGCATCGGCAATGCCATCATCGACCTGTTGGCCCATGCCGACGACAGCTTCCTCACCCAGCAGAATCTCGCCAAGGGCGCGATGACGCTGGTCGACGAGGACACCGCCGAGCGGCTCTATGCCGCGATGGGCCCCGTCACCCGCGCATCGGGCGGTTCGGCCGGCAACACCATCGCCGGGCTGGGATCGCTGGGCGCGAAATGCGGCTATATCGGCAAGCTCAAGCAGGACGAGCTCGGCGCTGCCTATCGGCACGACCTGCTCGCCGCCGGCGTTCGCTTCACGACGCCGATGGCGACCGACGGCCCCTCCACCGCACGCTGCATGATCTTCGTGACCTCGGACGCCGAACGCACGATGAACACCTATCTCGGTGCGTGCGTGAACCTCAATGCCGACGACATCGATACCGAGATGGTGGCCGCCGCGAAGGTCACCTATCTCGAAGGCTATCTTTATGACGAGCCCCACGCGAAGGAGGCCTTCCACCGTGCTTCCGACGTGGCGCACGCCGCCGGCCGGAAAGTGGCGCTGTCGCTGTCCGACGCCTTCTGCGTCGAGCGTCACCGCGCCGACTTTCTCGACCTGATCGCCAACCGGATCGACATCCTCTTCGCCAATGAGAGCGAACTGCTCGCGCTGTTCCAGGTCGAGGATTTCGATGCGGCTATCGAACAGCTCAAGCCGATGGTCGAGATCGCCGCAGTCACCCGCAGCGCGCAGGGGTCGGTTGCGATCCGGGGCGACGAACGGGTCGAAAGCCCCGCCGCGCATGTCGAGCGGGTGGTCGACACCACCGGGGCCGGTGATCTCTATGCCGCAGGCTTTCTCTACGGGCTGACGCAGGAGCTACCGCTTGCCGAATGCTGCCGCATTGCGGGACTGGCGGCCGCAGAGGTCATCTCGCATTTCGGTGCGCGTCCAGAAACACCGCTGCGCGAATATGCCGGGCTCGACTGA
- a CDS encoding XdhC family protein codes for MLDELDELLTKALSWREQGHGVAIATVVQTWGSAPRRRGSHAVIREDGLFEGSVSGGCVEGDVLVAAQALLAAGGGFERRDYGVQDDNAWTFGLACGGSIEILIQTVDDAHIPAALLAKLRDERRAGRAVTVSSDLVTGLSSIVDQVQEPAEDYFVNVYAPPLRMLIVGAVHVSQQLVPLARQLGYRVHVVDPRDSFAAAERFVGIDVDTRWPDEAFEEWKPDSATAIVTLTHDPKIDDPALEAALRSEAFYIAALGSRRTHAKRVERLSAKGWDDDALARIDGPAGIAIGAATPAEIALSILAGATAALRRA; via the coding sequence ATGCTAGACGAACTTGATGAACTTTTGACCAAGGCGCTCTCCTGGCGGGAGCAGGGCCATGGCGTGGCGATCGCGACCGTGGTTCAGACCTGGGGCTCCGCCCCGCGCCGCCGGGGATCGCATGCGGTCATTCGCGAAGACGGACTGTTCGAAGGCTCGGTAAGCGGCGGCTGCGTCGAGGGTGACGTGCTCGTCGCCGCACAGGCGCTGTTGGCGGCGGGTGGTGGCTTCGAACGGCGCGACTATGGCGTGCAGGATGACAATGCCTGGACCTTCGGCCTGGCCTGCGGGGGCAGCATCGAGATATTGATCCAGACCGTCGACGATGCCCATATCCCGGCCGCCCTTCTTGCGAAGCTGCGGGACGAGCGAAGGGCCGGTCGGGCGGTGACCGTGTCGAGCGATCTCGTGACAGGCCTGTCGAGCATTGTCGATCAGGTGCAGGAACCGGCGGAAGATTACTTCGTGAACGTCTATGCGCCGCCTCTGCGCATGCTGATCGTCGGGGCCGTCCATGTCAGCCAGCAGTTGGTGCCGCTGGCCCGGCAGCTCGGCTATCGGGTCCATGTCGTCGATCCGCGCGACAGCTTCGCAGCCGCCGAACGCTTCGTCGGAATCGACGTCGACACGCGTTGGCCTGATGAAGCCTTCGAAGAGTGGAAGCCGGACAGCGCGACCGCGATCGTGACGTTGACTCATGATCCCAAGATCGACGATCCCGCGCTTGAGGCGGCGTTGCGCAGCGAGGCATTTTATATCGCCGCGCTCGGTTCGCGGCGCACCCATGCCAAGCGGGTCGAGCGTCTTTCAGCCAAAGGCTGGGATGACGACGCGCTGGCAAGAATCGACGGCCCGGCCGGAATCGCAATTGGCGCGGCGACCCCTGCGGAAATCGCGCTTTCCATCCTCGCGGGTGCGACGGCCGCCTTGCGCCGGGCGTGA
- a CDS encoding nucleotidyltransferase family protein → MIVGAILLAAGSARRMGDDKLRMDLGGRALIAHGLETLMRPTVDSILAAVAPGSSIAPLLEGRAMLVEVADHAEGMGRSLAAAVAAIPAHWDAVLVALADMPFVRGDTIDRLVEHASPDTVVRPRHAGRPGNPVLWGRSHFPALAELRGDAGGRSLLGDRVPLLIDCDDPGILFDVDTPEALAEARAQLRG, encoded by the coding sequence GTGATCGTCGGGGCGATCCTGCTGGCGGCAGGAAGCGCCCGCCGGATGGGCGACGACAAGCTGCGCATGGATCTGGGAGGCAGGGCGCTGATCGCCCATGGCCTGGAGACGCTGATGCGTCCGACAGTCGATTCGATCCTGGCCGCCGTCGCGCCTGGCTCGTCGATCGCTCCGTTGCTGGAAGGGCGCGCCATGCTGGTCGAGGTGGCGGATCACGCCGAGGGCATGGGCCGTTCGCTCGCTGCCGCAGTGGCCGCGATTCCCGCGCACTGGGACGCCGTTCTCGTCGCGCTGGCCGACATGCCCTTTGTCCGTGGCGATACGATCGACCGGCTTGTGGAGCATGCATCGCCAGATACGGTCGTCCGCCCACGCCATGCGGGACGACCCGGAAATCCGGTCCTGTGGGGGAGGTCGCATTTCCCCGCACTCGCGGAACTGCGTGGCGATGCGGGCGGGCGCTCCCTGCTGGGCGACAGGGTGCCGCTGCTGATAGACTGCGACGACCCGGGGATCCTGTTCGACGTCGACACGCCCGAAGCCCTGGCCGAGGCGCGAGCGCAGCTGCGCGGCTGA